A segment of the Streptococcus dysgalactiae subsp. dysgalactiae genome:
ACCACTGCCAGAAGGAATTTTAACAATGCCAATTTCATTCATGTCTCTTGAAATAGTAGCCTGGGTCAATTCTAACCCATGCTCTGCCAGCAATTTTAAGAGGTCATGTTGCGTCTCAATTGGATGCGTCAAAACCATTTTTTTGATTAATTCAAGTCGTTCACTCTTTTTCATGTTTCTCAAACTCCTTATGTGCCTTGGCAACAACTTCCTGAATCAGATGCGGGGCTAACGTTTCAGATGTCTGTGACTTAACAAGATGAGCTAAAAATTCGATATTGCCATGACCACCCTGAATAGGGGAAAAATCAAGTCCCTTAACTGTAAATCCGTAATCTAAGGCAAAATCCATGACCTTTTGAATCACTTTTTCATGAATCTGTTTGTCTTTGACGATGCCTTTTTTACCAATCTGCTCGCGCCCAGCTTCAAATTGCGGTTTAATGAGAGCGATAACCTGTCCCTGATCTGACAAAACGTTATGCAGGGCTGGCAAAATCAATCTGAGAGAAATGAAGGACACATCAATACTGGCAAATACAGGCTGTCCCTCACTAAAGTCCTCTAGCTGAGCATAACGAAAATTATACTGTTCCATACTTCTCACTCGTGGATCTTGTCTGAGTTTCCATACCAACTGATTGGTCCCAACGTCGACAGCATAGACTAATTTGGCCCCATCT
Coding sequences within it:
- a CDS encoding TlyA family RNA methyltransferase encodes the protein MPKERVDVLAYKQGLFETREQAKRGVMAGLVVSVINGQRYDKPGDKIDDGTELKLKGEKLKYVSRGGLKLEKGLHVFGVSVANQIGIDIGASTGGFTDVMLQDGAKLVYAVDVGTNQLVWKLRQDPRVRSMEQYNFRYAQLEDFSEGQPVFASIDVSFISLRLILPALHNVLSDQGQVIALIKPQFEAGREQIGKKGIVKDKQIHEKVIQKVMDFALDYGFTVKGLDFSPIQGGHGNIEFLAHLVKSQTSETLAPHLIQEVVAKAHKEFEKHEKE